A single window of Gadus morhua chromosome 22, gadMor3.0, whole genome shotgun sequence DNA harbors:
- the LOC115536098 gene encoding uncharacterized protein LOC115536098 yields MPKKSKRSQAAKVRWSKSGEFPLKTQAEHVQNCDPDSNREVHFPDHSHANVTCVLASYSQSHHRYIDSKNSQCTCNSVTFLAFLHELHHLQSADLDQILDRGHAMYALTLGQLCVDGTMVHGHLNIQELPEIVFGQRQQHVLTKCNSMYGTFVSSPEVGEYLNLAARLQCLTSDVNSALLVMTSQCIAVFRDRHGRYGYFDPHTRRPDGLPSGPDVPGTAVMLTFTHLKDLVKKLIASFTMLGSSPYAPYELVPVLFNSEDEFSVDGVLANVDSNADTTECSPCDDISDAIELMHVCSGEVTVECDTSDKPQQMPNLSKYSKEQRVRFEKRLKALEVTKAKHSKNVETAKQKKYRKERERYAKDKYVDKKRSCETNSYRKKKMSYIATRYQRDSNYKQRQSYISKAEHGLSEYLKTMIENSNHENLNESDEMKQVMQAYSKKREVSAQECVARACSLNMKRCSRSVIFVQTDDNPLKMSYPMSHLENKTPDSVNVWMTGLPDKYKSRPESPEFESMCLADFAATCRIVYGKQAQGAKAIPLLNEMGFVQKRTKDKPAVIKYYHVSQEKKPEQFHGTLLKLYLPYRSETQLKSINFPTYKSFHDHAGVQLPGSEYAELVSDIVKRNREKYEKHREDIDSAIAEYEQNGCIRNEWCNLAPECELQRLECIEELDARPADEDNVQENVPDYNLR; encoded by the exons ATGCCAAAGAAAAGCAAGAGATCCCAAGCGGCTAAAGTAAGGTGGAGTAAGTCTGGTGAGTTTCCGCTCAAAACACAAGCTGAACATGTGCAGAATTGTGATCCTGACAGCAACAGAGAAGTACATTTTCCTGACCATTCTCATGCTAATGTGACATGTGTGTTAGCATCCTACAGTCAGAGCCATCATAGATATATTGATTCAAAAAACAGTCAGTGCACCTGCAACTCTGTGACATTTCTAGCTTTCCTGCACGAGTTACATCACCTGCAAAGCGCAGACCTTGATCAGATTTTGGATCGCGGCCATGCAATGTATGCCCTTACACTGGGACAGTTATGTGTCGATGGAACAATGGTGCATGGACACTTGAATATACAGGAACTCCCTGAGATTGTTTTTGGCCAAAGACAGCAGCATGTGCTGACAAAGTGTAACTCAATGTATGGAACGTTTGTATCTTCTCCTGAAGTAGGCGAATACCTCAACCTTGCAGCGAGACTTCAGTGCTTGACCTCTGACGTGAACTCCGCTCTGCTGGTAATGACCTCTCAGTGCATCGCTGTTTTCCGAGACCGGCATGGAAGGTATGGCTATTTTGACCCACACACTAGACGACCTGATGGACTTCCCTCTGGCCCAGATGTACCCGGCACAGCTGTCATGTTGACTTTCACGCATTTAAAAGACCTGGTAAAAAAGTTGATCGCAAGCTTTACTATGTTAGGCTCCAGCCCTTATGCACCATATGAGCTCGTTCCTGTGCTTTTTAACAGTGAGGATGAATTCTCTGTGGATGGAGTTTTGGCAAATGTAGACTCTAATGCAGATACTACTGAGTGCTCTCCCTGTGATGACATATCAGACGCAATTGAACTCATGCACGTTTGTAGCGGTGAAGTTACGGTGGAATGCGATACATCTGACAAACCCCAACAGATGCCAAATCTATCAAAATATTCAAAAGAACAAAGGGTAAGGTTCGAAAAAAGACTAAAGGCTTTGGAGGTGACGAAAGCTAAACATAGCAAAAATGTTGAaactgcaaaacaaaaaaaatatcgaaaagagagggaaaggtaTGCTAAAGATAAATATGTAGACAAAAAGAGATCCTGTGAAACCAACagttacagaaaaaaaaagatgtccTACATAGCCACTCGCTATCAAAGAGACTCTAACTAtaagcagaggcagag CTACATCAGCAAGGCCGAGCACGGTTTAAGCGAATACCTTAAGACAATGATTGAGAACTCAAATCATGAAAATCTCAATGAAAGTGACGAGATGAAACAAGTGATGCAGGCGTACTCCAAAAAAAGAGAGGTCAGTGCTCAAGAGTGCGTCGCTCGTGCATGTAGTCTGAACATGAAACGGTGTTCCCGCAGCGTGATATTTGTACAGACCGATGACAACCCGCTGAAAATGAGTTATCCCATGTCGCACCTAGAGAACAAAACACCAGACTCGGTTAATGTGTGGATGACAGGCTTACCCGACAAGTACAAATCGAGACCAGAATCGCCAGAGTTTGAGTCAATGTGTTTGGCTGATTTCGCTGCCACTTGTAGAATTGTCTATGGCAAACAGGCCCAAGGTGCAAAAGCTATTCCCCTGCTCAATGAAATGGGATTCGTTCAGAAGAGAACAAAGGATAAGCCCGCTGTCATCAAGTATTACCATGTCTCGCAGGAAAAGAAACCTGAGCAATTTCACGGCACATTGCTAAAGCTTTACCTGCCTTATCGCTCAGAGACACAGCTCAAGTCCATAAACTTCCCCACTTACAAGTCCTTCCATGACCATGCAGGCGTTCAGCTACCTGGTTCAGAGTACGCCGAGCTAGTGTCTGACATTGTGAAACGAAACCGAGAGAAATATGAGAAACACAGGGAAGACATCGATAGTGCCATCGCAGAGTACGAACAGAATGGTTGCATAAGAAACGAATGGTGTAATCTGGCTCCTGAATGTGAACTGCAAAGGTTAGAGTGCATTGAAGAACTTGACGCGAGACCAGCCGATGAGGATAACGTCCAAGAGAATGTGCCAGACTACAACCTTAG ATAA